Proteins found in one Sorghum bicolor cultivar BTx623 chromosome 1, Sorghum_bicolor_NCBIv3, whole genome shotgun sequence genomic segment:
- the LOC8062943 gene encoding uncharacterized protein C6G9.01c gives MATKSQKNQKPTAPKPSIDSKSPSSEKKPKPRKSAEEQPEQAAAVKKPKKQKVRDEIDEIFSAAKAGKKRKPPQREGAEAHGDRRKKPKERAEGGSSSKKKKSNKASGSKGKGRVAGDDDDDEEEFEEKRPRRRTADGLVIYSADELGFGKADAGGTPLCPFDCDCCF, from the coding sequence ATGGCCACCAAATCGCAGAAGAACCAGAAGCCTACTGCCCCCAAGCCGTCTATCGACTCCAAGTCCCCATCCTCCGAGAAGAAACCCAAGCCCCGGAAGTCCGCCGAGGAGCAGCCGGAGCAGGCGGCAGCTGTCAAGAAGCCGAAGAAGCAGAAGGTGAGGGACGAGATCGACGAGATCTTCAGCGCCGCGAAGGCGGGGAAGAAGCGGAAGCCGCCGCAGCGGGAGGGGGCTGAGGCCCATGGGGACAGGAGGAAGAAGCCCAAGGAGAGGGCCGAGGGGGGAAGCAgcagcaagaagaagaagagcaacAAGGCGTCGGGGAGTAAGGGCAAGGGTCGGGTGGctggcgacgacgacgatgacgaggaggagTTCGAGGAGAAGCGGCCGCGTCGGCGCACTGCGGACGGGCTCGTCATATACTCGGCCGATGAGCTCGGGTTCGGCAAGGCCGACGCCGGTGGCACCCCGCTGTGCCCCTTCGACTGCGACTGCTGCTTCTGA
- the LOC8062941 gene encoding phosphatidylinositol 4-phosphate 5-kinase 1 isoform X1: MASPETSAGNTQRGDTLPNGDIYVGNFAGLVPHGFGKYMWTDGTLYYGEWDTSKMSGRGVIQWPSGASYDGDLCGGFIDGTGTFKGVDGSVYKGSWRMNKKHGMGTMVYANGDTYEGLWNEGLPDGFGKYTWVDGNIYIGGWKSGKMNGRGVMQWTNGDTLDCNWLNGLAHGKGFCKYASGACYIGTWDRGLKDGHGMFYQPGSKMPCNLEVSECVSDHDISSSSSSGNENINSGLLFLFQKLCNTWRLHSLFHWPRRISNGTTPVFDDNSGNNLSQDSSTEPLATDNCVQDSGVDKVLVYEREYVQGVLISEKPKCHDSGMLDSGKTQEHTWQKQAGGPMETIFKGHRSYYLMLDLQLGIRYTVGKITPVPLREVRSNDFGPRARIRMYFPTEGSQYTPPHHSVNFFWKDYCPMVFRNLREMFHIDAADYMMSICGDDSLKELSSPGKSGSIFYLSQDERFVIKTLRKAELKILLKMLPKYYSHVRAYDNTLITKFFGVHRITLKGGRKVRFVVMGNMFCTELRIHRKYDLKGSTQGRSTKKQNINENTTLKDLDLSYVFHVDKPWRDALFRQISLDCMFLESQSIIDYSMLLGIHFRAPYHLKTSSSHQSSLERCGIPDSELLQYEEKSSWKGFLLVAHEPGTTVGGSHIRGSMVRASEAGYEEVDLVLPGTGRFRVQLGVNMPARARKVHEYMNTELENPNTIEEYDVVLYLGIIDILQEYNMSKRVEHAVKSLKFDPLSISAVDPNSYSKRFVKFLESVFPEQD; this comes from the exons ATGGCCAGTCCAGAGACAAGCGCAGGGAACACCCAGAG GGGGGATACCCTTCCAAATGGTGACATCTATGTTGGCAACTTTGCTGGTTTAGTTCCTCATGGATTTGGAAAGTATATGTGGACAGATGGAACTCTTTATTATGGCGAGTGGGATACAAGCAAGATGAGTGGTAGAGGAGTAATTCAGTGGCCTTCAGGCGCTTCATATGATGGAGATCTCTGTGGAGGTTTCATTGATGGAACAGGCACTTTCAAAGGAGTTGATGGATCTGTTTATAAAGGTTCTTGGAGGATGAACAAAAAACATGGAATGGGCACAATGGTTTATGCCAATGGTGATACTTACGAAGGTTTATGGAACGAGGGCTTGCCAGATGGATTTGGTAAATATACATGGGTTGATGGCAACATCTACATTGGAGGATGGAAATCTGGTAAAATGAATGGCAGAGGAGTGATGCAATGGACAAATGGCGATACTCTTGACTGTAATTGGCTTAATGGACTGGCTCATGGAAAAGGTTTTTGTAAATATGCATCAGGGGCATGTTACATTGGTACATGGGACAGAGGACTCAAGGACGGACATGGCATGTTTTATCAACCAGGAAGTAAAATGCCTTGTAACCTTGAAGTGTCCGAGTGTGTATCTGATCACGATATTTCAAGTTCTTCGAGCTCTGGTAATGAAAATATTAATAGtggcttattatttttattccaAAAACTTTGCAACACATGGAGACTACACAGCCTTTTCCATTGGCCCAGACGTATTTCAAATGGCACCACACCAGTTTTTGATGATAATTCTGGAAATAATTTGTCACAAGATTCATCTACTGAGCCCTTGGCAACTGATAATTGTGTCCAAGATAGTGGAGTTGATAAAGTATTGGTTTATGAAAGAGAGTATGTACAAGGAGTACTTATCTCGGAAAAGCCAAAATGCCATGATTCCGGAATGCTGGATAGTGGTAAAACACAGGAGCATACCTGGCAAAAGCAAGCTGGAGGGCCCATGGAGACTATTTTCAAAGGCCACAGGAGCTATTACCTAATGCTTGATTTGCAACTTGGCATTAG GTATACAGTAGGTAAAATCACCCCTGTGCCTTTGCGCGAAGTTCGTTCAAATGATTTTGGACCTCGAGCACGGATAAGAATGTACTTCCCTACTGAAGGCTCGCAGTATACGCCTCCACACCACTCTGTCAATTTCTTTTGGAAGGATTATTGCCCTATGGTTTTCCG gaatcttcgAGAAATGTTCCACATTGATGCTGCAGATTACATGATGTCCATATGTGGTGATGACAGTCTGAAAGAGCTTTCTTCACCCGGGAAAAGTGGCAGTATTTTCTATCTTTCACAGGATGAACGTTTTGTCATAAAAACCTTGAGAAAAGCTGAGCTGAAG ATACTGTTGAAGATGCTTCCAAAATATTACAGTCATGTCAGAGCTTATGATAATACGCTCATTACAAAATTCTTTGGCGTGCACAGGATTACTCTGAAAGGTGGCAGAAAG GTTCGCTTTGTTGTGATGGGAAATATGTTCTGCACTGAGCTGCGAATTCATCGTAAGTATGACTTGAAGGGTTCTACACAAGGCCGATCAACAAAAAAGCAAAATATAAATGAGAACACAACACTGAAGGACCTTGACCTTTCATATGTTTTTCATGTGGATAAACCATGGCGGGACGCACTTTTCAG GCAAATATCACTTGATTGTATGTTCTTGGAATCCCAGTCTATCATTGATTATAGCATGCTCTTGGGGATCCATTTTAGAGCTCCTTATCACCTGAAGACATCTTCATCACATCAGAGCAGTCTTGAAAGATGCGGAATTCCAG ATAGTGAACTGTTGCAATATGAGGAAAAAAGTTCCTGGAAGGGATTTTTGCTTGTTGCTCATGAGCCAGGCACTACAGTTGGTGGTTCCCACATAAGAGGAAGCATGGTTAGAGCATCGGAAGCTGGTTATGAAGAAGTTGATCTTGTTTTACCAGGCACTGGACG GTTTCGTGTGCAGTTAGGGGTGAATATGCCAGCTCGAGCCCGGAAAGTGCATGAGTACATGAACACGGAACTTGAAAACCCAAATACCATTGAGGAGTACGATGTTGTTCTTTACCTTGGTATTATAGACATATTACAGGAGTACAATATGTCAAAAAGGGTCGAGCATGCAGTCAAATCACTCAAGTTCGATCCCCTTTCAATATCAGCTGTTGATCCGAATTCGTACTCAAAACGATTTGTAAAGTTCCTTGAGAGTGTTTTCCCTGAACAAGACTGA
- the LOC8062944 gene encoding elongation of fatty acids protein 3-like, with the protein MAAASLLSRVRWLLVEHPAVASFRWQPGRTVGATASFAAAVICGYLAAVLVLRRLVLPRVPPLPPPALRAASAAHNAVLLALSAAMAAGCALSTAAAAPAPRRWAWPFCFPPRGATEASGPVFFWAHVFYLSKVYELGDTLLILLARRPLTLLHVYHHAVVVAMCYLWLATRQSLMPIALVTNAGVHVVMYAYYLSCSVGLRWPNRWKRAVTELQIVQFLFSFAASVVMLWLHFTAGGCEGMAGWVFNAVFNASLLALFLNFHGAAYKAGKGNKGKAE; encoded by the coding sequence ATGGCGGCCGCGTCGCTGCTGAGCCGGGTGCGGTGGCTCCTGGTGGAGCACCCGGCGGTGGCCTCGTTCCGCTGGCAGCCAGGCCGCACGGTCGGCGCGACGGCGTCCTTCGCGGCCGCCGTCATCTGCGGCTACCTCGCCGCGGTGCTCGTCCTCCGCCGCCTCGTCCTGCCGCGCGTCCCGCCGCTCCCTCCGCCGGCGCTCCGCGCGGCATCCGCCGCCCACAACGCGGTCCTGCTGGCGCTCTccgccgccatggccgccgggTGCGCGCTCTCCacggccgccgcggcgccggcgccgcgaaGGTGGGCGTGGCCCTTCTGCTTCCCGCCGCGGGGCGCCACGGAGGCGTCGGGCCCGGTCTTCTTCTGGGCGCACGTCTTCTACCTCTCCAAGGTGTACGAGCTCGGCGACACGCTGCTCATCCTGCTGGCCCGCCGCCCGCTCACGCTGCTCCACGTCTACCAccacgccgtcgtcgtcgccatGTGCTACCTCTGGCTCGCCACGCGCCAGTCCCTGATGCCCATCGCGCTCGTCACCAACGCCGGCGTGCACGTCGTCATGTACGCCTACTACCTCTCCTGCAGCGTGGGGCTGCGCTGGCCCAACCGCTGGAAGCGCGCCGTCACCGAGCTGCAGATCGTGCAGTTCCTCTTCAGCTTCGCCGCCTCCGTGGTGATGCTGTGGCTCCACTTCACCGCCGGCGGCTGCGAGGGGATGGCCGGCTGGGTGTTCAACGCCGTCTTCAACGCGTCGCTGCTCGCGCTCTTCCTCAACTTCCACGGCGCCGCCTACAAAGCCGGCAAGGGCAACAAGGGTAAAGCAGAATGA
- the LOC8062941 gene encoding phosphatidylinositol 4-phosphate 5-kinase 1 isoform X2 — protein sequence MASPETSAGNTQRGDTLPNGDIYVGNFAGLVPHGFGKYMWTDGTLYYGEWDTSKMSGRGVIQWPSGASYDGDLCGGFIDGTGTFKGVDGSVYKGSWRMNKKHGMGTMVYANGDTYEGLWNEGLPDGFGKYTWVDGNIYIGGWKSGKMNGRGVMQWTNGDTLDCNWLNGLAHGKGFCKYASGACYIGTWDRGLKDGHGMFYQPGSKMPCNLEVSECVSDHDISSSSSSGNENINSGLLFLFQKLCNTWRLHSLFHWPRRISNGTTPVFDDNSGNNLSQDSSTEPLATDNCVQDSGVDKVLVYEREYVQGVLISEKPKCHDSGMLDSGKTQEHTWQKQAGGPMETIFKGHRSYYLMLDLQLGIRYTVGKITPVPLREVRSNDFGPRARIRMYFPTEGSQYTPPHHSVNFFWKDYCPMVFRNLREMFHIDAADYMMSICGDDSLKELSSPGKSGSIFYLSQDERFVIKTLRKAELKILLKMLPKYYSHVRAYDNTLITKFFGVHRITLKGGRKVRFVVMGNMFCTELRIHRKYDLKGSTQGRSTKKQNINENTTLKDLDLSYVFHVDKPWRDALFRQISLDCMFLESQSIIDYSMLLGIHFRAPYHLKTSSSHQSSLERCGIPDSELLQYEEKSSWKGFLLVAHEPGTTVGGSHIRGSMVRASEAGYEEVDLVLPGFVCS from the exons ATGGCCAGTCCAGAGACAAGCGCAGGGAACACCCAGAG GGGGGATACCCTTCCAAATGGTGACATCTATGTTGGCAACTTTGCTGGTTTAGTTCCTCATGGATTTGGAAAGTATATGTGGACAGATGGAACTCTTTATTATGGCGAGTGGGATACAAGCAAGATGAGTGGTAGAGGAGTAATTCAGTGGCCTTCAGGCGCTTCATATGATGGAGATCTCTGTGGAGGTTTCATTGATGGAACAGGCACTTTCAAAGGAGTTGATGGATCTGTTTATAAAGGTTCTTGGAGGATGAACAAAAAACATGGAATGGGCACAATGGTTTATGCCAATGGTGATACTTACGAAGGTTTATGGAACGAGGGCTTGCCAGATGGATTTGGTAAATATACATGGGTTGATGGCAACATCTACATTGGAGGATGGAAATCTGGTAAAATGAATGGCAGAGGAGTGATGCAATGGACAAATGGCGATACTCTTGACTGTAATTGGCTTAATGGACTGGCTCATGGAAAAGGTTTTTGTAAATATGCATCAGGGGCATGTTACATTGGTACATGGGACAGAGGACTCAAGGACGGACATGGCATGTTTTATCAACCAGGAAGTAAAATGCCTTGTAACCTTGAAGTGTCCGAGTGTGTATCTGATCACGATATTTCAAGTTCTTCGAGCTCTGGTAATGAAAATATTAATAGtggcttattatttttattccaAAAACTTTGCAACACATGGAGACTACACAGCCTTTTCCATTGGCCCAGACGTATTTCAAATGGCACCACACCAGTTTTTGATGATAATTCTGGAAATAATTTGTCACAAGATTCATCTACTGAGCCCTTGGCAACTGATAATTGTGTCCAAGATAGTGGAGTTGATAAAGTATTGGTTTATGAAAGAGAGTATGTACAAGGAGTACTTATCTCGGAAAAGCCAAAATGCCATGATTCCGGAATGCTGGATAGTGGTAAAACACAGGAGCATACCTGGCAAAAGCAAGCTGGAGGGCCCATGGAGACTATTTTCAAAGGCCACAGGAGCTATTACCTAATGCTTGATTTGCAACTTGGCATTAG GTATACAGTAGGTAAAATCACCCCTGTGCCTTTGCGCGAAGTTCGTTCAAATGATTTTGGACCTCGAGCACGGATAAGAATGTACTTCCCTACTGAAGGCTCGCAGTATACGCCTCCACACCACTCTGTCAATTTCTTTTGGAAGGATTATTGCCCTATGGTTTTCCG gaatcttcgAGAAATGTTCCACATTGATGCTGCAGATTACATGATGTCCATATGTGGTGATGACAGTCTGAAAGAGCTTTCTTCACCCGGGAAAAGTGGCAGTATTTTCTATCTTTCACAGGATGAACGTTTTGTCATAAAAACCTTGAGAAAAGCTGAGCTGAAG ATACTGTTGAAGATGCTTCCAAAATATTACAGTCATGTCAGAGCTTATGATAATACGCTCATTACAAAATTCTTTGGCGTGCACAGGATTACTCTGAAAGGTGGCAGAAAG GTTCGCTTTGTTGTGATGGGAAATATGTTCTGCACTGAGCTGCGAATTCATCGTAAGTATGACTTGAAGGGTTCTACACAAGGCCGATCAACAAAAAAGCAAAATATAAATGAGAACACAACACTGAAGGACCTTGACCTTTCATATGTTTTTCATGTGGATAAACCATGGCGGGACGCACTTTTCAG GCAAATATCACTTGATTGTATGTTCTTGGAATCCCAGTCTATCATTGATTATAGCATGCTCTTGGGGATCCATTTTAGAGCTCCTTATCACCTGAAGACATCTTCATCACATCAGAGCAGTCTTGAAAGATGCGGAATTCCAG ATAGTGAACTGTTGCAATATGAGGAAAAAAGTTCCTGGAAGGGATTTTTGCTTGTTGCTCATGAGCCAGGCACTACAGTTGGTGGTTCCCACATAAGAGGAAGCATGGTTAGAGCATCGGAAGCTGGTTATGAAGAAGTTGATCTTGTTTTACCAG GTTTCGTGTGCAGTTAG
- the LOC8063415 gene encoding probable ethylene response sensor 1 — protein sequence MDGCDCIEPLWPTDDLLVKYQYISDFFIALAYFSIPLELIYFVKKSSFFPYRWVLIQFGAFIVLCGATHLINLWTFTTHTKTVAMVMTIAKVSTAVVSCATALMLVHIIPDLLSVKTRELFLKNKAEQLDREMGLIRTQEETGRHVRMLTHEIRSTLDRHTILKTTLVELGRTLGLEECALWMPSRSGSSLQLSHTLRHQITVGSSVPINLPVVNQVFSSNRAIIIPHTSPLARIRPLAGRYVPPEVAAVRVPLLHLSNFQINDWPELSAKSFAIMVLMLPSDSARKWHVHELELVEVVADQVAVALSHAAILEESMRARDLLMEQNVALDLARREAEMAIRARNDFLAVMNHEMRTPMNAIIALSSLLLETELTPEQRLMVETVLKSSNLLATLINDVLDLSKLEDGSLELEIKAFNLHAVFKEVMSFIKPIASIKRLSVSVMLAPDLPLCAIGDEKRLMQTILNISGNAVKFTKEGHITLVASIVKADSLREFRTPEFHPTASDDHFYLKVQVKDTGCGISPQDLPHVFTKFAHPQSGGNRGFNGSGLGLAICKRFVSLMGGHIWIDSEGTGRGCTATFVIKLGVCDNTNTYQQQLIPLVWPSSADSDLSAPKVLPDGRGSATSLKSRYQRSV from the exons ATGGACGGATGTGATTGCATCGAGCCACTATGGCCTACTGATGATCTTCTCGTCAAGTATCAGTACATCTCAGACTTCTTCATAGCTCTCGCGTACTTCTCAATCCCATTGGAGCTCATCTATTTTGTGAAGAAGTCGTCCTTCTTCCCGTACAGATGGGTCTTGATCCAGTTTGGTGCGTTTATAGTTCTCTGTGGGGCGACCCATCTGATAAACCTGTGGACTTTCACCACACATACAAAGACCGTTGCGATGGTCATGACCATAGCAAAGGTTTCTACAGCAGTTGTGTCCTGTGCAACTGCTTTGATGCTTGTTCATATCATCCCCGACTTGTTGAGTGTGAAAACTAGGGAGTTGTTCCTCAAGAATAAAGCTGAACAGCTTGATAGAGAGATGGGACTGATAAGGACGCAGGAGGAGACCGGTAGGCATGTTAGGATGCTTACACATGAAATCAGAAGTACTCTTGATAGGCATACAATTTTGAAGACTACTCTTGTTGAGCTAGGAAGGACCTTGGGTCTGGAAGAATGTGCATTGTGGATGCCATCTCGAAGTGGTTCAAGCCTTCAGCTTTCTCATACTCTGCGCCACCAGATTACTGTCGGATCATCAGTGCCAATTAATCTTCCTGTCGTCAATCAAGTGTTCAGTAGCAACCGAGCAATTATAATACCCCACACATCTCCTTTGGCGCGGATTCGACCTCTTGCAGGGCGATATGTTCCGCCAGAAGTGGCTGCAGTCCGTGTACCTCTTCTACACCTTTCAAACTTCCAAATAAATGATTGGCCTGAGCTTTCAGCGAAAAGCTTTGCAATCATGGTTTTGATGCTTCCATCTGATAGTGCAAGAAAATGGCATGTGCATGAATTGGAGCTGGTTGAGGTCGTTGCTGATCAG gtagcagTTGCACTATCTCATGCAGCGATTCTTGAAGAGTCCATGAGAGCACGTGATTTACTAATGGAGCAGAATGTTGCCTTGGATTTAGCTCGAAGAGAGGCCGAGATGGCTATCCGTGCTCGCAATGATTTCCTAGCTGTTATGAATCACGAAATGAGAACACCCATGAATGCAATAATAGCCCTTTCCTCCTTGCTTTTGGAAACTGAGCTTACTCCTGAGCAGCGTCTAATGGTGGAAACAGTACTGAAAAGCAGCAATCTGTTAGCAACACTCATCAATGATGTGCTGGATCTTTCCAAACTTGAGGATGGAAGCCTTGAATTGGAGATTAAAGCATTCAATCTTCATGCTGTTTTCAAAGAA GTGATGAGTTTCATTAAACCAATTGCATCTATCAAGAGGCTATCTGTATCGGTTATGTTGGCACCAGATTTGCCGTTATGTGCTATTGGTGATGAAAAGAGACTCATGCAAACTATTCTGAACATATCTGGCAACGCTGTAAAGTTTACCAAGGAGGGACACATCACGCTTGTAGCTTCCATTGTGAAGGCTGACTCTCTGAGAGAGTTCAGAACCCCAGAATTTCATCCAACTGCAAGTGATGACCATTTCTATTTGAAAGTTCAG GTAAAAGATACAGGCTGTGGAATTAGTCCTCAGGATCTACCTCATGTATTTACAAAGTTTGCTCATCCTCAAAGTGGAGGAAACCGAGGGTTCAATGGTAGTGGTCTTGGCCTTGCCATCTGCAAAAG GTTTGTTAGTCTCATGGGAGGGCACATCTGGATCGACAGCGAAGGAACTGGAAGAGGTTGCACCGCAACATTCGTCATCAAGCTCGGCGTGTGTGACAACACAAACACCTACCAGCAGCAGTTGATCCCTCTAGTCTGGCCAAGCAGTGCAGACTCTGATTTGTCTGCTCCTAAAGTGCTTCCCGACGGGAGAGGGTCTGCTACTTCCCTGAAATCTCGGTACCAAAGAAGCGTATGA
- the LOC8062942 gene encoding uncharacterized protein LOC8062942 produces the protein MTLASAAHKIPLEVAHTLVEIAEVARYAYHHRPGQPAAHDGDPTAPPAGADGSGGASEEAARLREENAMLRARLADDLALLRELHGAPCVSKECPPDLYNRLMAAVNNASFLAHLEKLQDESAREHNELSSGNMTEVEVADVPDKLGNGKKGSWVLVTCDTAGANLEEISGIDDENYVIINEDDIVDGIATFVARCILEDPKSKSLSPVQLQKAVAKALDSMKARWRWSTFWEAGQIIYILATWGITLAGLYKSRHVLKVAAKGAAASARFVMKAL, from the exons ATGACGCTGGCATCGGCGGCGCATAAGATCCCGCTGGAGGTTGCGCACACCCTCGTCGAGATCGCCGAGGTCGCGCGCTACGCCTACCATCACCGCCCCGGCCAGCCTGCAGCCCACGACGGGGACCCGACTGCGCCGCCCGCGGGGGCTGATGGCAGCGGGGGCGCCAGCGAGGAGGCCGCTCGGCTGCGGGAGGAGAACGCAATGCTCCGCGCCCGACTCGCAGATGACCTGGCGCTCCTGCGCGAGCTCCACGGCGCGCCCTGCGTCTCCAAGGAGTGCCCTCCTGAT CTGTACAACCGACTGATGGCGGCGGTCAACAATGCTAGCTTCCTTGCTCATCTTGAGAAATTACAAGATGAGTCAGCACGTGAACATAATGAACTATCTTCTGGCAACATGACAG AGGTGGAAGTTGCAGACGTTCCAGACAAATTGGGTAACGGGAAGAAAGGATCGTGGGTCTTGGTTACTTGTGATACTGCAGGGGCTAATTTGGAGGAAATTAGTGGGATTGATGATGAAAATTATGTCATAATCAATGAAGATGACATAGTCGATGGTATTGCCACCTTTGTTGCTAGGTGCATTCTTGAAGATCCAAAATCCAAG TCGTTATCGCCAGTGCAGCTCCAAAAGG CTGTTGCAAAGGCATTAGATAGCATGAAAGCTCGATGGAGATGGTCAACCTTTTGGGAGGCTggacagattatttatatcttggCTACTTGGGGAATTACATTAGCAGG GTTGTACAAGAGCCGTCATGTCCTGAAGGTGGCAGCAAAGGGTGCTGCTGCGTCTGCCAGATTTGTTATGAAGGCCCTGTGA